The Desulfosoma caldarium genome has a window encoding:
- a CDS encoding phasin family protein — translation MLELIKKGLLASLGAVVMTKERVEKATKSLVEEGKLSREEADNLAEELIRSGERQWEEIQQSLSENIKKAVERVDVARRSELEGLKDRLENLEKRVSMMEERLGKV, via the coding sequence ATGCTGGAATTGATCAAAAAAGGACTACTGGCGAGCCTCGGTGCCGTGGTGATGACCAAGGAGCGGGTGGAAAAGGCGACCAAGTCTTTGGTCGAGGAGGGAAAGCTCTCTCGAGAGGAAGCCGACAATCTGGCGGAGGAGCTGATTCGCAGCGGGGAGCGGCAATGGGAGGAGATTCAGCAGTCGCTCAGTGAAAACATCAAGAAGGCTGTGGAGCGGGTGGACGTGGCGCGACGCAGTGAGCTGGAGGGGCTTAAAGACCGACTGGAAAACCTTGAAAAACGCGTGTCCATGATGGAGGAGCGTTTGGGCAAGGTTTAG
- a CDS encoding ABC1 kinase family protein, whose translation MDFKTIMHLGRFKDIAVILFRYGFDDVLNRLGFPTRHLPGVRHPQELETSTFERIRRALEDLGPTFVKFGQMMSLRPDLLPYPLIQELRKLREDVAPVSFSQIRLVLEQSLGKPLDEIFSQFEEEPLASASMAQVHRAVLARSGKAVAVKVQRPGIGHVIKKDLYILEIIAQEIHERLEDFRVYELPNLVRELRRTMTRELDFTLEARNIRIFRANFQNVDRCFAPRVLDPYVRRRVLTMELIQGRRLSEVMGQADTAEKLQLARLGLKAMVKQILEDGFFHADPHPGNILVTDEGAICLLDWGMVGRLSREMRYEIIDLVHAIVEKDSDRVLEIILTVARGGGSAEDRSLIHREILDLLDAYHGIPLEQIDLGSLLMDIATLLRDYKLHLPSDLAMMIRSLITAEGTARELAPNLNVVKEAEDLVARLSMERWKPPELLRNVRRTLRHLGQMQREVPPRILQILDKMQRGELNVRFQHENLGDLRRTLDNMSNRLTLGLIVAAMIIGSSMIITTGVEPYLFGYPALGIIGYLISGLFGLWLIVTILRSRRF comes from the coding sequence GTGGATTTCAAAACAATCATGCACCTGGGCCGATTCAAAGACATCGCCGTGATTCTTTTTCGATATGGTTTCGACGACGTCCTGAACCGCCTGGGATTTCCCACCCGCCATTTGCCGGGCGTTCGGCATCCGCAGGAGCTGGAAACGAGCACGTTTGAAAGAATTCGCCGGGCTCTGGAAGATCTCGGTCCAACCTTTGTGAAGTTCGGCCAGATGATGAGCCTTCGGCCGGATCTTTTGCCTTATCCCCTGATTCAAGAGTTGAGGAAGCTTCGAGAAGACGTTGCTCCGGTGTCTTTTTCCCAAATCCGCCTCGTACTGGAGCAATCCTTGGGAAAACCTCTGGATGAAATCTTTTCCCAGTTCGAAGAAGAGCCTTTGGCGTCGGCCTCCATGGCTCAGGTGCATCGGGCCGTGCTGGCCCGGTCAGGGAAGGCCGTGGCGGTCAAAGTGCAGCGCCCTGGCATCGGTCACGTCATCAAAAAAGACCTTTATATTTTGGAAATCATTGCCCAGGAAATTCATGAAAGGCTCGAGGATTTTCGGGTCTATGAACTTCCCAATCTGGTACGGGAACTGCGTCGCACCATGACGCGCGAGCTGGACTTTACCCTGGAAGCTAGAAATATTCGCATCTTCCGAGCCAACTTTCAAAACGTCGACCGTTGCTTTGCCCCTCGCGTCCTGGACCCGTACGTGCGTCGACGCGTGCTCACCATGGAACTCATTCAAGGCCGACGACTCTCCGAAGTGATGGGTCAAGCGGACACGGCCGAAAAACTCCAGTTGGCTCGTCTGGGCCTTAAGGCCATGGTCAAGCAGATTCTCGAGGACGGTTTCTTTCATGCCGATCCGCACCCTGGAAACATCCTGGTGACGGACGAAGGGGCGATCTGTCTGCTGGATTGGGGAATGGTGGGGCGTCTGAGCCGGGAGATGCGCTATGAGATCATCGACCTGGTACATGCGATTGTGGAAAAGGACAGTGACCGGGTTTTGGAAATCATCCTGACCGTGGCGCGCGGCGGCGGCAGTGCCGAGGACCGTAGCCTGATTCACCGGGAAATTCTGGACCTTCTTGACGCCTATCATGGCATTCCACTGGAACAGATCGATCTGGGCTCCCTCCTCATGGACATAGCCACCCTACTGCGAGACTACAAACTCCATCTGCCGTCGGATCTGGCCATGATGATTCGTTCGCTCATCACCGCCGAAGGCACGGCCAGAGAATTGGCGCCGAACCTCAACGTGGTCAAGGAAGCCGAGGATCTGGTGGCTCGGCTTTCCATGGAGCGATGGAAGCCTCCGGAGTTGTTGCGAAATGTTCGCCGCACTTTGCGGCATCTAGGTCAAATGCAAAGGGAGGTCCCGCCGCGAATCTTGCAGATTCTTGACAAGATGCAACGAGGGGAGCTGAATGTCCGGTTCCAGCACGAAAATTTGGGGGATCTTCGGCGCACTTTGGACAATATGTCCAATCGGTTGACCTTGGGGCTCATCGTCGCGGCCATGATCATCGGCTCTTCCATGATCATCACCACGGGCGTAGAACCTTACCTCTTTGGGTATCCGGCGTTGGGCATTATCGGCTACCTCATCTCAGGGCTTTTTGGTCTCTGGCTCATCGTGACCATTTTGCGTTCTCGCCGTTTTTGA
- a CDS encoding IscA/HesB family protein has product MVQLTPKAEEVLKEYFQGKEVHPIRIFLQQGGUSGPSLAMVLDEPTDADAVFKINGFTLVVNRQLLELTKNLTVDFVDHGMVSGFRVLSEVPMGGGGCGASCGSSCG; this is encoded by the coding sequence ATGGTTCAATTGACACCGAAAGCGGAAGAAGTCCTCAAGGAATACTTCCAGGGTAAAGAAGTCCATCCCATTCGCATCTTTTTGCAGCAGGGCGGATGAAGCGGTCCGTCGTTGGCAATGGTTCTGGATGAACCAACAGATGCGGACGCTGTCTTCAAGATCAATGGCTTTACCCTGGTGGTGAATCGCCAATTGCTGGAGCTCACGAAGAACCTGACCGTGGACTTCGTGGATCACGGCATGGTTTCCGGTTTTCGAGTGCTGTCGGAAGTCCCCATGGGCGGGGGAGGATGCGGGGCTTCCTGTGGGAGTTCGTGCGGCTGA
- a CDS encoding MFS transporter produces MEGASWQRTLWIMFVAQLLSAVGFSVIFPFLPLYVQQLPSLWNVNAKLLAGLVFSAQALTMMVASPIWGGLADRFGRKLMVERSLFGGAVVLAAMAFVRSAEELVGLRALQGLITGTISAANALVAASTPRHRIGYAMGVMQLGLTGGIAVGPLLGGILADSLGYRAAFWVTGALLAAAGVLVAVGVEEVFEPSLGVPRGGVSSGLWKSWRSVLQRRGVGMAYGLRFFAYLGRMMIVPIAPFFIQTLLEPDASVNTFTGLVFAVVAFMSALSAVLWGKLGDRIGHERVLVMCALMSGLAYLPQSLVQEAWQLLALQAVFGLALGGTLPSTSALLAAYTAQGEEGSVYGLDSSVVSGSRAIAPLLGAAVAQGFGLRATFTATGILFLVMGLLALRVLPPSSRSGPSKTFFSRDVD; encoded by the coding sequence GTGGAAGGCGCTTCATGGCAGCGCACGTTGTGGATCATGTTCGTGGCTCAGCTTCTTTCGGCGGTGGGTTTTTCTGTGATCTTTCCGTTCCTTCCGCTCTACGTGCAACAGCTGCCATCCCTGTGGAATGTAAACGCTAAGCTTTTAGCGGGCCTTGTTTTTTCCGCGCAGGCTTTGACCATGATGGTCGCTTCACCTATCTGGGGAGGCTTGGCGGATCGTTTTGGTCGTAAGCTCATGGTGGAGCGCTCCCTTTTTGGCGGTGCCGTGGTGTTGGCGGCCATGGCCTTTGTGCGCTCTGCCGAGGAACTGGTGGGGCTTCGAGCGCTTCAGGGCTTGATCACGGGAACCATCTCCGCCGCCAACGCCTTGGTGGCAGCTTCAACGCCGCGGCATCGCATCGGCTACGCCATGGGGGTCATGCAGTTGGGCCTCACAGGAGGCATTGCCGTGGGGCCTTTGCTGGGCGGCATTTTGGCCGATTCGCTGGGCTATCGTGCCGCTTTTTGGGTCACCGGAGCCCTTTTGGCCGCCGCAGGCGTGCTGGTGGCTGTAGGGGTTGAGGAGGTCTTTGAGCCTTCTCTGGGGGTGCCACGAGGCGGCGTTTCTTCGGGGTTGTGGAAGTCCTGGCGAAGCGTGCTGCAACGTCGTGGCGTCGGCATGGCCTACGGACTTCGTTTTTTTGCCTATCTGGGCCGAATGATGATCGTGCCCATCGCCCCCTTTTTCATTCAGACACTGTTGGAACCCGACGCCTCGGTCAATACGTTTACCGGGCTTGTCTTTGCCGTGGTGGCCTTCATGAGTGCGCTTTCCGCCGTGCTGTGGGGAAAGCTTGGAGACCGCATCGGCCATGAACGGGTTTTAGTCATGTGTGCCCTTATGAGTGGGCTGGCGTATCTTCCCCAGAGCCTGGTTCAGGAAGCGTGGCAGCTCTTGGCGCTGCAGGCTGTCTTTGGGCTCGCTCTGGGAGGCACGCTGCCCTCCACCAGTGCTCTTCTAGCAGCTTACACGGCTCAAGGAGAAGAAGGGTCCGTGTACGGTTTGGACAGCTCTGTGGTGTCCGGATCCCGCGCCATAGCCCCGCTCTTGGGCGCCGCCGTGGCTCAGGGTTTTGGGCTGCGCGCCACTTTTACGGCGACAGGGATTCTTTTCTTGGTCATGGGGCTTTTGGCCCTTCGCGTCCTTCCGCCTTCAAGCCGGTCCGGGCCTTCCAAGACTTTCTTTTCCCGTGACGTGGATTAG
- the selA gene encoding L-seryl-tRNA(Sec) selenium transferase yields the protein MPNNQGTTLQDRLRQLPSVDELLKHPDIHDLLSGVARKIVVDSVREVLEEARRHLLSPHEHPLAAVPSISELVQRASVLCAQKNAFTLHPLVNATGIVVHTNLGRSLLAEEAVQRLQVVCRSYSNLEYDVAKGRRGSRYVHAEAILREITGAEAALVVNNNAAAVLLVLNTLAKGQEVIVSRGQLVEIGGSFRIPDVMAASGAILREVGCTNRTHLYDYERAIGERTRLLMKVHCSNYRLVGFTAEVALEDLVRLARRHNLLVAEDLGSGSLVDVSPVGLPQEPTAQQAVRAGVDVVTFSGDKLLGGPQAGIILGRKEIIALCKKNPLTRALRVDKMTLAALEATLRLYRDEPTAWRRIPTLAMIARPLASLKDQALQLAQRIREAVGITSMNVQVMESFSQVGGGALPERNLPTYVVAVSSQRWSANQLEKFFRANNPPIIGRIESDRFLMDVRTLQNGDPDIIVQAFARLATEEPQ from the coding sequence ATGCCTAACAACCAAGGGACCACCCTTCAGGATCGACTTCGCCAGTTGCCCAGCGTGGACGAACTTCTCAAGCATCCGGACATTCACGACCTTCTGTCCGGTGTTGCTCGAAAAATCGTGGTGGACAGTGTCAGGGAAGTGTTGGAGGAGGCTCGTCGGCATCTGCTCTCACCTCACGAGCATCCTCTGGCCGCAGTGCCCTCCATTTCAGAACTGGTTCAAAGGGCTTCGGTGTTGTGTGCACAAAAAAATGCCTTCACTCTTCACCCCCTGGTCAACGCCACAGGAATCGTAGTGCATACCAATCTCGGACGTTCCCTACTGGCCGAAGAGGCGGTGCAAAGGCTGCAGGTGGTCTGCCGTTCCTATTCCAATCTGGAATACGATGTGGCCAAGGGTCGGCGTGGTTCCCGCTACGTGCACGCGGAAGCCATCCTACGAGAAATCACGGGGGCGGAAGCAGCCCTTGTAGTCAACAACAACGCCGCGGCTGTTCTGTTGGTGCTGAACACCCTCGCCAAGGGCCAGGAAGTCATTGTTTCCCGTGGCCAACTGGTGGAGATCGGCGGTTCCTTTCGCATTCCCGACGTCATGGCCGCCAGCGGGGCCATTCTTCGAGAAGTCGGCTGCACCAATCGCACGCATCTTTACGACTACGAAAGGGCCATCGGAGAACGCACGCGGCTTCTCATGAAGGTGCATTGCAGCAATTATCGGCTCGTCGGATTCACGGCTGAAGTGGCCCTGGAAGACCTGGTTCGGTTGGCTCGCCGCCACAACCTTTTGGTGGCGGAAGACCTGGGCAGCGGTTCCCTTGTGGATGTCTCTCCGGTTGGGCTGCCTCAAGAACCCACAGCCCAACAAGCCGTGCGTGCCGGGGTGGATGTGGTGACCTTTAGTGGAGACAAGCTGCTTGGAGGGCCTCAAGCGGGAATCATTCTTGGGCGCAAGGAGATTATTGCTCTGTGCAAGAAAAATCCTCTGACCCGGGCTCTGCGCGTGGACAAGATGACTCTGGCCGCTCTGGAGGCCACCCTGCGCCTTTATCGTGATGAACCCACGGCGTGGCGTCGCATTCCCACCCTGGCCATGATCGCTCGGCCTTTGGCATCCTTAAAAGACCAGGCTCTGCAGCTGGCTCAGCGAATTCGGGAAGCCGTCGGCATAACAAGCATGAACGTGCAGGTTATGGAAAGCTTTTCCCAAGTGGGCGGAGGGGCGCTGCCGGAACGCAACCTGCCGACCTATGTGGTGGCCGTCTCGTCGCAGCGGTGGAGCGCCAATCAATTGGAAAAGTTCTTTAGAGCCAATAACCCACCCATTATCGGCCGCATTGAATCCGATCGCTTCCTCATGGACGTGCGAACCCTTCAAAACGGCGATCCCGACATCATTGTCCAAGCCTTTGCCCGCCTCGCCACCGAGGAACCTCAATGA
- the mfd gene encoding transcription-repair coupling factor, producing the protein MDKEQAKIYRHGLSLSAALLSEFVRKGLNPLSLSQMPSSALALWVGHLVEVVKRPVVVIASSDREAGFLADEIRFFLQSHRSADPLQRKLLVFPSRCGHQAQVLGKMESTAQRVGTLWSLKNLAGPYVVVTSAAAILEKVIPPEVLMGSSEYRVVGETLDVEGLVRRLVAGGYYPAALVEEYGDFSRRGGVLDVYVPLYAWPVRLEFSADVLESIRLFHPASQRSVATLEEVVLVPASEVVLSDMVRQRARRLLMEDVHAGRLSPSLGNLWRERLETEHQPSAFETVLSVFYEELASLFDYLPQTAVVLWSDYAELKKTLHETYGRILWEWGRKDEQDLWRRPVEELFLAPESVDGLVRRFQNVWINAMADRKEAAAHWDVGVRSQSDLCLALKSHPKRERLLEPVVHQVRSWQDQGLCTVIVSDHPEQSKRLKELLTHYGVETAGTLRGRDLVRPRRPEGRELYLAVGPIRTGFVWPGHHVAVVSETELFGRRRARSSRKRSLSGLFLSSFEDLRDGDLVVHVDHGIAVYRGLVHLTVGQMESDFLQLDYQDGDRLYVPVDKLHKVQKYLGLDGTEVRLDKLGGKTWEAAKRKARESAERVAEELLKIYALRHIREGTAFSPPDNVFREFEATFAFEETPDQMRAIEDVLQDMCSPRPMDRLICGDVGYGKTEVALRAAFKAAMDGKQVAMLTPTTVLAEQHFATFQERLKDFPVTVDVLSRFRTPAEQKRILERLQSGSLDIIIGTHRLLQKDVVFKDLGLLIIDEEQRFGVRHKERIKEMRVAVDVLTLTATPIPRTLHMALSGIRDLSTIETAPQDRKAVETVVCPFEDLTIREAITRELRRGGQVFFVHNHVQTILRMADKIRSLVPEARVEVAHGQMKERDLEKIMLDFVHRKVDVLVCTTIIESGLDIPTANTILINRADKMGLAQIYQLRGRVGRSAEQAYAYLLIPGEHLVTRDAQKRLRALMDFSELGSGFKIALNDLQIRGGGTILGSAQSGHIASVGYELYLELLEETIRKMKGEAVEEDFPDPEIALPIAAYLPTPFMPVADQRLVAYKRLSGAKTQQEIDDIAKEWRDRCGPLPDEAKSLLLLARLRLLMKALRITRLEGTGTLFTFTFMEMPRLDSIMESLCDAKCSITMQGERKMNVDLDVRTPLAALVRLKRILQALVDHGKDHSQFNRLVPTFPVERDLSAGVRGASSSDQKGRGAR; encoded by the coding sequence ATGGATAAAGAACAGGCCAAGATCTATCGCCATGGCCTCTCCCTTTCTGCGGCGCTCCTTTCGGAGTTTGTTCGAAAAGGCTTAAACCCTTTGTCCTTATCCCAGATGCCATCATCGGCCCTGGCCTTGTGGGTGGGGCACCTCGTGGAGGTTGTGAAGCGGCCAGTGGTGGTCATCGCTTCCTCGGACCGAGAAGCCGGGTTTTTGGCAGACGAAATTCGCTTTTTTCTGCAGTCTCACCGAAGTGCGGATCCCTTGCAGCGCAAGCTTCTGGTGTTTCCTTCACGCTGCGGCCATCAAGCGCAGGTCTTGGGCAAGATGGAATCGACGGCGCAGCGTGTGGGAACACTGTGGAGCCTGAAAAACCTGGCGGGACCTTATGTTGTGGTCACCTCCGCTGCCGCGATTCTTGAAAAGGTGATTCCGCCCGAAGTGCTCATGGGCAGCAGCGAATACCGCGTCGTGGGAGAAACCCTAGACGTGGAAGGTTTGGTGCGGCGCTTGGTGGCTGGCGGCTACTACCCGGCGGCCCTTGTGGAGGAATATGGAGACTTCAGCCGCCGGGGCGGGGTTCTGGATGTGTACGTGCCCTTATATGCGTGGCCGGTGCGCTTGGAATTTTCTGCGGATGTCCTGGAATCCATTCGCTTGTTTCACCCGGCAAGCCAACGGTCTGTGGCGACGCTGGAGGAAGTGGTGCTGGTGCCAGCCAGCGAGGTCGTGCTCAGTGACATGGTGCGCCAGCGGGCCCGGCGCCTTCTGATGGAAGACGTCCACGCGGGACGGCTCAGCCCCTCCCTGGGCAATCTGTGGCGGGAAAGGCTGGAGACGGAGCATCAACCCTCGGCATTTGAAACCGTGCTTTCGGTCTTTTACGAAGAACTTGCCTCCCTTTTTGACTATCTACCGCAGACCGCCGTGGTGCTCTGGTCCGATTACGCCGAGTTGAAAAAAACGCTGCACGAGACTTACGGGCGCATCCTCTGGGAGTGGGGCCGAAAGGATGAGCAGGATCTGTGGCGACGTCCGGTGGAAGAACTTTTTCTAGCGCCGGAGTCTGTGGATGGGTTGGTTCGGCGTTTTCAAAACGTCTGGATCAATGCTATGGCGGATCGAAAAGAAGCAGCCGCGCACTGGGACGTGGGTGTGCGGAGCCAGAGCGACCTGTGCTTGGCTCTGAAATCTCATCCCAAGAGAGAAAGGCTTCTGGAACCCGTGGTGCACCAGGTTCGTTCCTGGCAAGATCAGGGATTGTGCACGGTGATCGTCAGCGATCATCCCGAACAGTCCAAACGACTCAAGGAGCTGCTCACCCACTACGGCGTTGAAACGGCGGGCACGCTTCGTGGTCGAGATCTGGTCCGTCCCCGTCGGCCGGAGGGGCGAGAACTTTACTTGGCCGTAGGCCCGATTCGTACCGGCTTTGTTTGGCCGGGGCATCACGTGGCGGTGGTTTCGGAAACCGAACTGTTCGGAAGGCGCCGTGCGCGGTCTTCGCGAAAGAGAAGCCTTTCGGGTCTATTTCTCAGTTCCTTTGAGGACTTACGTGATGGAGATTTGGTGGTTCATGTGGACCACGGCATCGCTGTCTACCGAGGGCTTGTGCATCTGACGGTGGGACAGATGGAGAGTGATTTTCTTCAGCTGGACTACCAGGACGGGGATCGCCTTTACGTCCCCGTGGACAAGCTTCATAAGGTGCAGAAGTATCTGGGGCTTGATGGTACGGAAGTGCGGCTGGACAAACTGGGAGGTAAGACGTGGGAAGCCGCCAAGAGAAAAGCCCGCGAATCCGCCGAAAGAGTGGCGGAAGAACTGCTCAAGATCTACGCCCTTCGTCACATACGTGAAGGCACAGCGTTCAGCCCGCCGGACAATGTCTTTCGGGAATTTGAGGCCACCTTTGCCTTTGAAGAAACGCCCGATCAGATGCGGGCCATCGAAGACGTTTTGCAAGACATGTGCTCGCCTCGCCCAATGGATCGTCTCATCTGCGGGGACGTGGGCTATGGAAAGACGGAAGTGGCCTTGAGGGCTGCCTTTAAAGCGGCCATGGACGGCAAGCAGGTGGCCATGCTCACCCCCACCACCGTCTTGGCCGAGCAACACTTTGCCACCTTTCAGGAGCGCCTCAAGGACTTTCCGGTGACCGTGGATGTGCTCAGCCGATTTCGTACTCCCGCGGAACAAAAGCGCATCCTCGAACGGCTCCAGTCCGGAAGCCTAGATATCATCATCGGCACCCATCGGCTTCTGCAAAAGGACGTGGTGTTCAAGGACTTGGGTTTGCTCATCATTGACGAGGAGCAACGTTTCGGAGTGCGCCACAAGGAGCGGATCAAGGAAATGCGGGTGGCCGTGGATGTGCTCACCCTGACGGCGACCCCCATTCCCAGAACGCTTCACATGGCCCTGTCGGGCATTCGGGATCTGAGCACCATCGAAACGGCGCCTCAGGATCGCAAGGCCGTGGAAACGGTGGTCTGTCCCTTTGAAGACCTCACCATTCGAGAGGCGATCACAAGGGAATTGCGGCGCGGGGGCCAGGTTTTCTTTGTGCATAATCATGTCCAAACGATTCTGCGCATGGCCGACAAGATTCGATCCCTCGTGCCCGAAGCCCGTGTGGAAGTGGCTCACGGTCAGATGAAGGAACGGGACCTGGAAAAGATCATGCTGGATTTCGTGCACAGAAAGGTGGATGTGTTGGTGTGCACGACCATCATTGAGTCCGGGCTGGACATCCCCACGGCCAACACCATCCTCATTAACCGCGCGGACAAGATGGGCTTGGCGCAAATTTACCAACTGCGGGGCCGAGTGGGCCGTTCCGCGGAGCAGGCTTACGCCTACCTGCTGATTCCCGGAGAACATCTAGTCACCCGGGACGCCCAGAAAAGGCTTCGAGCGCTCATGGATTTCAGTGAACTGGGGTCCGGATTTAAGATTGCCTTGAACGATCTTCAAATTCGAGGGGGCGGCACCATCTTGGGATCGGCGCAATCGGGGCATATTGCTTCCGTTGGCTACGAGCTCTACTTGGAACTGCTGGAAGAGACCATTCGTAAGATGAAAGGCGAAGCGGTGGAAGAAGACTTTCCGGACCCCGAGATCGCTTTACCCATTGCCGCCTACCTGCCGACCCCTTTCATGCCCGTTGCGGACCAAAGGCTCGTGGCTTACAAACGGTTGTCCGGAGCGAAAACTCAACAGGAAATCGACGACATTGCCAAGGAATGGAGAGATCGCTGTGGACCTCTGCCCGATGAAGCCAAATCACTTCTTCTGCTGGCCCGATTGCGGCTCCTCATGAAAGCCCTGCGCATCACGCGCCTCGAAGGCACAGGCACTCTGTTTACCTTCACCTTCATGGAAATGCCGCGCCTGGATTCCATCATGGAAAGCCTGTGCGATGCCAAGTGCTCGATCACCATGCAAGGGGAACGCAAGATGAACGTGGACTTGGATGTCCGCACGCCTTTGGCAGCCCTGGTTCGGCTGAAAAGAATCTTGCAAGCGCTTGTGGATCATGGTAAAGACCATAGTCAATTCAATAGGTTAGTTCCAACATTTCCCGTTGAACGTGACCTTTCGGCGGGCGTAAGGGGTGCGAGTTCTTCTGACCAGAAAGGACGCGGGGCGCGATGA
- a CDS encoding peptidylprolyl isomerase produces the protein MRPSVWQAMAVGLLAVWSFLSVAKVGRAETVDWIVAVVNDDVILNSELQRRVEDVVKAAGHLHNAAPLGPADALRKEVLRQMIRDKLTAQEVARLKITVTDSEVEEALASIQSANNMSRQQLEAMLQREGRSLEQFKKMIRQDMERARLIERVLKSKTLITDEQVQSALSREVRSPEEERHLAVIFLAAPKAPEARQAVRLKAQEILNRIRQGENFADLARAYSQGPEAQNGGDIGTIKAKNMVPALEQATRNLEPGQVSDVLESADGFYIIKLLDAKRPKLGEVDERVKEKVRQELFRMEVNRKYDQWIRDLEAKSYIQIHLDPPTSGS, from the coding sequence ATGAGACCAAGCGTGTGGCAGGCCATGGCGGTGGGGTTATTGGCGGTGTGGAGTTTTCTGAGCGTGGCGAAGGTGGGCCGTGCCGAGACGGTGGATTGGATTGTGGCTGTGGTCAACGACGATGTGATTTTGAATAGCGAACTGCAACGCCGCGTTGAGGACGTAGTCAAGGCGGCGGGGCACCTGCACAACGCCGCTCCCTTAGGCCCCGCGGACGCTCTGCGCAAAGAGGTCTTGCGCCAGATGATTCGTGACAAACTGACGGCTCAAGAAGTCGCGCGGCTTAAGATCACGGTGACCGATTCGGAAGTGGAGGAAGCCTTGGCGTCTATTCAGAGTGCCAACAATATGAGCCGTCAGCAGTTGGAAGCAATGCTTCAGAGGGAAGGCCGCTCCTTGGAGCAGTTCAAAAAGATGATCCGCCAGGACATGGAAAGGGCTCGATTGATCGAAAGGGTTTTGAAGTCCAAGACGTTGATTACCGACGAACAGGTTCAATCTGCTCTGAGCCGTGAGGTGCGAAGTCCTGAGGAAGAAAGACATCTGGCGGTCATTTTTCTTGCGGCCCCTAAGGCTCCGGAAGCGAGACAGGCGGTGCGGTTGAAAGCCCAGGAAATTCTCAATCGGATTCGTCAAGGCGAGAATTTTGCCGATCTGGCCCGCGCCTACTCCCAGGGGCCTGAAGCTCAGAATGGGGGAGACATCGGGACCATCAAGGCCAAGAACATGGTTCCGGCCTTGGAACAGGCGACGCGCAATTTGGAGCCCGGCCAGGTGAGTGACGTCCTGGAATCGGCCGACGGGTTTTATATAATCAAGCTTTTGGACGCGAAGAGGCCTAAGCTGGGAGAGGTGGACGAAAGGGTGAAGGAAAAGGTACGCCAAGAACTGTTTCGCATGGAAGTCAATCGCAAGTATGATCAATGGATTCGCGACCTGGAGGCCAAGTCCTATATCCAGATTCATTTGGATCCTCCAACGTCGGGATCTTAA
- a CDS encoding helix-turn-helix domain-containing protein, whose protein sequence is MSMDALRDIGAFLEGERKRQQISLEELSEHTRISVRMLQALEAGEYEVIGTPLLIRGFLKVYCQALGVDPQPILEEYGSDIRRYDNEGERLQRFQSWMKGTRKKSGPSLILFLVLALGVTVAGLWAVWWPKYQLKRAQKAQSTLEAIYPQEELPGDLALKEDSGDLKEGSLTTPAVRPGVLPEGESPALLPESGTGETGPRLPEGMPLSKPEGSTDEAGGTAPLPGPKVAESETDRTVGSASPHTLHIVADEEAWIQVQVDDEKPHSRILKPGESAQWTLSQSAQIWTGNAGGIRVSWDGTSLKPLGKRGEVLRVKLPDARYLENP, encoded by the coding sequence ATGTCCATGGACGCTCTTAGGGATATCGGAGCTTTTCTCGAAGGTGAGCGGAAGCGGCAACAGATTAGCCTCGAAGAGCTTTCCGAGCACACGCGGATCAGCGTGCGCATGCTGCAGGCTCTGGAAGCTGGGGAATATGAAGTCATCGGAACGCCTCTGCTCATTCGAGGATTTCTCAAGGTGTACTGTCAAGCCCTGGGAGTGGATCCTCAACCCATCTTGGAAGAGTATGGTTCGGATATTCGCCGCTACGATAACGAAGGGGAAAGACTGCAACGATTCCAAAGCTGGATGAAAGGAACGCGAAAGAAAAGCGGCCCATCCCTTATCCTTTTTCTTGTTTTGGCCTTGGGCGTGACCGTGGCGGGGTTATGGGCCGTGTGGTGGCCGAAGTATCAGTTGAAAAGGGCGCAAAAGGCCCAATCGACCCTCGAGGCCATTTACCCACAGGAGGAACTGCCGGGAGATCTGGCCCTAAAAGAAGACTCCGGGGATCTTAAGGAAGGCTCTTTGACCACTCCGGCGGTCCGGCCGGGCGTTTTGCCGGAAGGGGAATCTCCCGCCCTTTTGCCGGAGTCTGGAACGGGCGAGACGGGACCTCGGCTCCCTGAGGGCATGCCTTTATCCAAGCCCGAAGGATCGACGGACGAAGCTGGCGGCACGGCCCCTTTACCTGGCCCAAAGGTGGCGGAATCGGAGACCGATCGAACGGTGGGTTCGGCTTCCCCGCATACTCTGCACATCGTGGCGGACGAAGAAGCCTGGATTCAGGTGCAGGTGGATGACGAAAAACCCCATAGCCGCATCCTCAAGCCCGGAGAAAGTGCCCAGTGGACCCTTTCCCAGTCTGCCCAAATCTGGACGGGAAATGCCGGAGGAATTCGCGTCTCGTGGGACGGCACATCGCTCAAACCCTTGGGCAAAAGGGGAGAGGTGTTGCGGGTGAAGCTTCCCGATGCTCGTTACCTGGAAAATCCCTGA